Genomic segment of Mercurialis annua linkage group LG6, ddMerAnnu1.2, whole genome shotgun sequence:
ACAAATTGGATGTAACACGGAAAAATAAACTTCCAAAGAATAAGGCTAACAAGccaaaatttaattcaaaataccAGAGTTCATCACAGTAACGAGTTGATGTAGATATACTATATGGAAAGGGTGGTTTTTAGCTTACTGCTGTGCACACTGCACATTTTGCGTTGATGGCCCCTCTTCATCTTCGTCATATGCCTCATAACGCTGCTGCTGTTGCTGGTGCTTCCGCCTCATGTCCTCCTCTGCCATATTCACGTCATGCAAAGTGGTTTCTTCACACTCATCAATCTCCATTTCTGTCAACTGCTTCTTTGACCCCGTGGACAGTATGGTCTCTATAGTACGGCACTGCTCGGAGGACATAGCCCCGGACTCTGGGAATTCCACATTGAAATGAATATAAAGCTTGCCTTTCATGAAGGGCCTGTTATGTTGGGGCATTCCTTCGTCGTTGATGGCTTTATATTGACCTGaactcaaaacaattaaaagtgAATAAGATCAGGAATGAGAAATAAATGATGACTTCACAAAGAGATGCATTGAATCCCATGAACAATACCAGGTTTTATGATCTCGCCGGGATTTGACTTGATCAGAAGTTGCCTTCCGTCAAGATGAGTAAGGGCAAACTGAAACCCACAGAGGGCCTCTGTTAATGTAATAGTGTGTTCCACCAAGAGATCATCATGCTTCCGCTCAAACTTCGGGTGATTTTTCAGTTGCAATACGAACACAATATCTCCTGTAACTGTATCAGGCTGCAAAAGGCGTAACATTATTAGAAGCTTTCTTTAAAAGTCATTACCGGAAAGGAAATTTCAAACTGCACACTTCATATATTGTAGAAGTTATTTTTGTAACACATCTAGTAGATTTGAACATGAAAAGCTAAATGAAATATTTGCATCGAAAACAGATGATAATCACATATCAGTTGACTTGCATAAATCACAAACAATTTCAGCCCAAACAAAAAAACTTAAAGTATTTGAAAAGGAATTTCACTTACAGCTTCATCAGCTTGACCCTCAAAAACTATTTTCTGCCCATGCTGCATTCCTTTCTCCACATGCACCTCCACTGCCTTCTTTTCTTGAGCTACCTTCTTACCTTTGCATTGTGGGCATTTATCCTTCTCATTGATGACCTCGCCTAATAAACATAAGCACAATCCAACATTAAAGATAGAGCTGAGCTTATgacattataatattatcaaagaGAAGTACAgccaaaataaaaagaaagtttTATAAATACTCAGATACACCCATTTACCTGAGCCTCTGCAATCATTACAGATTTGTTGCATCTGCTGAATCATGCCCATTCCAATCTGCCGGGTTGTAATTTTCATACCAGAACCTTGGCAGCCATAACACTTCCCAGAATTACCACTTTTTGAACCTTTCCTGAAATATCACATACCCAAACAAAAACAGATAAGAAATCCTGCTTGAAAAGAGAAGCACTTACGACGCCAAagaaatatataatacatgaactatccagccattctaaaaaaacaaatgtaGATAAACTTAAGCGGTGATTATGAGTTCTAAAGAAAAGCATACCCTTTACATTTAGAACACAAAACATTTCTAGAAAGCGAGAGTTTCTTGGTTGTCCCATTGTATAGATCCTCTAAGGAGACCTTCAAAGCATGCACTACGTCTTCACCTCGCTTCTGCCTTCTTCCTCTTGAGCTGCCACCCCCTGCAAAATTCAGTCAATTGTAATCATGAGCACCCAATCTAATAAAATAATGACAAAATATATATAGGAAGGCAGGGGAAAGGACATTGTAGAAAAAGGAAGACCACAAGCTGTTTCTTACCACCAAAAGACCCTCCATTAAAAAGTGATTCAAATAGATCAAACGGGTTATGACCACCACCCCCACCACCGCCTCCCATTCCCTCTTTAAGTGCATCTTCACCATATTGGTCATATATTTCTCTTTTCTCTGGATCACTGAGAACTTCATAAGCATGTGACAGCTCCTTGAACTGAGAAATGGCAGTCAAATAATTGTCAGAATGATTGGgataaacaaaaaatagtttCATAACCCCTATAAGTCTACACCTCCATAAATTGGATTTCATGATAATGCTGCCAAGTTCCAACAATTTATAGGCAGATAAATGTACAGATATGTCTTGAACTCATAATTCACTACATGTTTGCATTATTTGTTGATGGTGATTCAACATATGAAACACAGTAAATGTATCTAGCTACATGGAATCTTTACCGAGTCTTAAGCAAAGTTAAAAAAATCTTACGATTTAGGAACTTGAAAAGCTTCTAGTATATTGTTGATTTTGTTTGGCAAATAAGAAATGGCAGATCAAAATAAAGCAATAGTAACGTTTTCTAGAGGATAGCAAGGATGTAAAGACCATAGTAACACCAGTTCTTAAAGAACCATCATGGTTCAACTGAAATGTCATCCCACCAGTGTACTCCCCAcatcaacaaaaaaatgcaaccAACACATAATTATGGAAATTCAGGAGTCGATATAACCCTTTTAATAAGTATTACAGTGAAGTGAGCAAAAGAATATACCTTCTCCGGATCTCCACCTTTGTCAGGATGATTCTTTATGGCGGCTTTTTTATAAGCCTTCTTCATCTCATCCGCACTAGCAGTCTTTGGGACACCAAGGACCTCATAGTATTTTGTGTTATCACTCTTCCTTTGACCATACCCAAACATGATTCTGCAACTTAAATACCGCTACTGCTGCGAGCACATAGAGCTATCAgcaaatttaatgataaaagtCCGCCATAAAGTTAGTTTACAAAGAAAACTGTGATTCAAAAAACAAAGAAAGTGCATAATAAGTCTACATTAACCAGGTAACCTATGTGAGTCACatgaatcaaaacaaaaataaattgaaaaatataaaggtctatttagaagaaaaaaattctatATAGATGAAAATTGGAACTGTAACCACAAAACTCAAGTGAAACCTTTGCTATTTCTCGCTAGATAAACTGAAATAACAGAGACAGGGGAACTAGAATATAACTACTTGGGCCTTTTCGTTACTGTTCTATTTGCTTTGCAAGTACTTAATCATACATCATACTGCTAtacctaggtagcacggacgcGGACACAGGGCACTTGAACACAGACTCGGCGGAACGGTATTATTTTAGGATTTTCTATGCAATATGAAGCTTCATAACCGAAACCCCAAGTGTCTCGACACGTTTCCAAAACGGGACACGTTGATTGAATAAAGTGTTCATGTTACCTAGTGCTATACTATAGATAGgacttaattgaaaacaacataTAATCGATATACATAGTAAATTCCTACATGATTATTCAGTTTTCCAAATCAAAAAGAATTCACAAATCGACTGCGTCGATTTTAATTCTTCCCTCAATTATCagtaaatttaatgataaaacaCAGCCATAAAGTTACTTTAAAGGGAATATGgtgattaaaaaaacaaaaaaagtggAATTATAAGTCTATATAAGCGTGCAATTGATACACAAAGTAAATCCCTGCATGAATATTCAGTTCTCCAATTCGAAAAGAATCCACAAATCGAACACGTCACAATCAAAATTCAACAAAGCACAAAACCTAAAATTGAAGTAATCCTAGCTAAACGAGCGCATCGCAGTGAACAATAAACCAACCAGTCAATCAACATAAATCCTAACACCAAAATTCACGGATCTTTTTCCGGcgacaaaaaatttaaaattaaaacaagaaGAATTAACTCACTAACATCAATAGAATCGAATCTGAACATTAAATCTGTGCTAATCTTTAGaattaaatagaacaaaaaagaTTACCTTTGACGAGGAATAGATTGTGTAACTGAGTTCCTCCTGGCAGAACGCAAAACTGTTATAAATACTGCTTAAAATTCGAGTTGAGCAGATCTTTGGTTTTATATAAACAACTAGGAAACTAAAATCCGACAAGGAACTGGAATGAAATTTCCTAAAATGTCCTTTCGGAATTCCAAGAAAACTACGGGGTACGCGTTTCTAGAATGTTCCTGTGATCTTGACCGTATGAGGCGTGGATCGGACGGTTCAGATTTAACTGTTTGAGTTTTAAGATGTAAGGCGTTTGTTACGACGTCGTGTTTAGTTGTTGGTTTGAACTGATGGCTTTAGGAACTACCGCCTAAATTTGCCAGACTTGGTAGCCCACTGGGCCCTTCAGCCCACTGGATAATAATGTTTTTTGAATTATAGGTCTAAATATtagttttcaatttatttttgttaatttatgtAATGGagcaaattatgattttttttttaaataaaaaaaatgatatttatgtGTGTACTAGGGGGTGTAACCGAGTCAATCTCACTCACGAGATACTTGAAACTCGGTTTGATAAAATTGACTCGAACTTGAATTTTTAGGCTCGTTTAGTAAACAAGTCAATCTCAATTTTAAAGATACTCGACTCGAAAACTTGCAAGTAAACTcgtttatatgtttatatgtcaatttaatatattattatttattttaatctttaaatatttaattcatgtattttttattaaaaaaatataaatagataatttaaatttatttatatgtataaataaatatagtattttttaattattaaataatttaattttctattaaatttagtatataaatatGAGACTTGATTAAACTTGTTAAACTCATGAGTTTTTAATAAACTCAAGAAATACTCTATTCGACTCAAAAATAAACGAATCAATTTCAATCTTTTCAATACTTGACTTGATTTAATTCGTTGACATCCGTACGTGTGTACGGTAACTACTAGTTTAGAAACAGTAGGTATCAATATTGGcaattagtaattttataagAAACATGCCCTAATGACCTGATTTGTAAAAtagttttgataaaatatatcaaaactacATCATATCTgagatacaattttattttataaaatttattaattgtttgaGTTATATATCATgaatgatattaaatttatttttaaaaaggtactATATATTCATGTATAAAAGTAGTAACAAACCAACAAAAGCTCTCATCTTTTTGTTGATGGaagtaataaataatttattgttcAATCATGAATTCAATATAATTATCtaagagaaaattaaaaaaataagaataaaaaaaattcggacAGGCTAACGTGCcttttaatagaattaaaatttttgcTTTGAAAAAACAAGCAAATTGATTGAGTTTCGCATTAgtgcatcttttttttttgctcgtttttcttttattcttttctcGACatgaaaattcattttgaatacTAAAATCTACCATCAATGTTTGAATTTGGAAATAATGCTAGCGACAACTCGTATGAGATttcatttttagaaaaaaaaactcaCATAAATTTTAAAGCGACAACTCGTAAagtttatttttagaaaaacaaCTCGAATAATCCATATATAATAATTACAAATGGATTCacatacataaaaaataacttgTTCTTAAAGATTATATTCATGCCAAAAATTACATTGGTGTCCTGTAATAATCTAACAAATGTAAGGTTTAATAAATACTTTGATTCTTTTGGTAATAAAATCTTGATAAAAATGTTAGTTATATAAGAATAGTTtgttataaaattcaaaagaaaaacgcgcgcatatacatatatatttataagcgcgcgtgtatttatatttataagcgCGCGTATGTAtatgtatttatttaaaatatttcaaactgataaatattaaattgtgtTAAAACTAATGTGAGTTTACTTTGATTCTTTTggtaataatatattgataaaatattaGTTAAACAAGATTAGTTGgttgtaaaattaaaagaaaaaaccgCGCgcatgtatatatatttataagcgCGCGCGCATGtatatatgattatttaaattattgtaaactAACAAACATTAAATCATGTTGAAATATGTTTGTCTACACGAATAACTAAGTAAATTTTATGTCATTCTAAATTTATCTTCTAGTGAActctttcatattttttaaaaatgcaaattgaacgaaaatgatgacaattattttatatgtcaGACTCGTCAAAagatctttatatttttaaattcccGTTTTAGCTAGTTTTTAAATTGACCTAttaattcaaaaacaaattttgttTAGGGTTCCTAtcaacaaaaatttgaaaattcgGTGGCTTTTTGATGAGTTAAACCATATATTCACCAACTTTTATCCTTGCATGAACCTAATACAACtaacaaaatccaaattttttgaattgttgttCCCCAAAAATAACTTACCTTTCATGGAGATTTTTCCATGTAAACAATTTTATGAACAAGTACAAACCTTCACTCTTCTTCACTATAAATTCAACCAACAttcctctcattgattctcCACACACAGTTCCAAATAAACATACAGTTTCACATAAAACACAGTCGTTACACATGGCACCATCTCATGAGAATGCAAAACTTGTATTCGGCCGTATGATCAATCTGGGGAGAGCCGTTGAAGCCTCCATTAGAGTCATAGTTTTTTGGATGTGGCTAGAGACGCAAGGTTTTGGAAAAATCATTCAGACGCTAATTTCTTACGATGATAATTTCTTGACTGCTTTTTCTGATGAGGCTGACGCtattttatcatatataaacTCTATTTCACCACAGGTAAAACCCATTCCTTCAAATCTCATGCGCTTAACGGTACTATCATCAAAGCGTTTCTTAACTCCTCAATTCCTTTTCGCCGATAAAGAAAAAGTTTTGAATGGAGTTGCGAATGTTCTTAGTGAATACCGTGCTCTTTTTGAGGATACACTTAAAGAAATGAGCGTTGAAGTTGATAAATTAGAGAATCTTTGTTATAATCGTTCGGCGGAAACGGAAATAGAAACGGAAAAAAATGGTGTCGAATTTTCAGGCATTGAATCAAAATTAAACCCTTTTGCCAAAGAGTGGAGTCCTGAAACTGATAGAATTAGTGAAGATGATAGATGTTTGTTCTTGACATTCTCTAACGGCTATCCTCTTACTGAGATGCAACTCGTCAAATTTTTTAACGAGTAAGTAATTCTTTTTACTACATATGTGCACCCACTAATGTCCTTTTAATAGTAAATTACATATATAATGgatttttatgtatatataagtATTAATAGTTTAATCTACTTATTTTATTATCTGTGTAAATTGTATCAAAGAAACAAGGatccaattaataaaaataaaatatattttaacttgtttttataaaattagctataatcaaacaaaaagaacaaaagttttaaaaattatctatataaatttatgCGAATTTGTATGTTGTTATTacaatattttgattattttataaatttttatagaaaaatctGCAAATGTGAAATAGTTAAGCATAAATATAGTTAAAAATATTGGATTTAATCTTATTTCATTATTATacattttttgttgtttttttgttgttgattgAGTAAAAATTTGAAACTACAAATAAAACttgattttagtttatttaccaaaaaaaccACACGTTTCATGTTTTATAGTGAGCacacttttaaaaatttggtacaaaaaggccaaacatttattcTTTTTGGCATTTCTAGCCCAATATCGTTGTACCGTGTCGTTTCATTCATTAAAAAccatcaaatgaaaaaaaactcGTGTTAAAAATACCAAGAAAtaaaaagttgtatttttatgccaaaaatcccaaaagaataaaaaaaatataatttttgtgtcatttaaaaaaatagtgatTAAATTGCTAGGTGACGTGATAGACGAGGTTTTTTTTCAATAAGTCTTAATCATTAAGAAAAacaacattttttttcttctatttagggcctaatttttaaaaatcgtcaaATTTTGCccatttaattttcagtttccaTCATAACTATTTGTTCCAATtgaaatgggggggggggggggaattCTAATGTCtttcatatttgaattttttgatggtaaaaaaatttgaaacaatataaaacaataaaaaagatatatttttttaatttgaacaaatgattataattgaaactgaaaattgaaaaatgagcAAGAATTAACGATTTTGAAGAGTATTTTTGGATGACTGAAAtagtttttttgtatttattatatatttgtcaATTTATCTTACCTGTTGATATATGAATTTATTTTCCCGTactatatagtatagatataaatTATGGAGATGTTATAAAAATATGAGCAGGACATTTGGAGAATGCGTGGAGAAAGTATACGTGCACTGGCCAAATCCAAGAAATCGTAGAAAGGTGCCGCCACTGTTCGGAAAGGTGGTGTTTAAGTCGTATTATATAACTACCGTTATTTTAAACGGCAGAAAAGAGGCCAAGTTCTGGGCGGAGCGTAAGCCTCTCTGGTGCAAGAGGTTTGATCCAACCAAAAAGATTGTCAACCATGACTAACTCTTTTTGATTCTTCTGGATGTATGATGTTTGATTATTCGAATAAAATAACAATACAATCGAATTTTACTAATTGGTTTAAAGATTTATTGATTTGTATGATTTTTGCTGGTTCAAAacgattgaaaaaaaatatattatatttataatacaaaaatctgaaaattataaaaagtgtTGAAGATTTTTCTATTTTGGACcatattttcttaaaataacCATGATCTATATTTCATAGCAAACTGAGAAGTAGCTGTCTGCTGTGTCCAAAATGAATGAATTTGTAATGAGAAGGTAATTATATTCTcgtaattataataaaatgacTTAACACATGAATTGCACTAAATAATTTCCCCTGATGTAATGCCCCAGTAAATCAATGATTTGAACGAATGATGTTTGTTGAGAAAAAGACCTAGTCTCCT
This window contains:
- the LOC126687062 gene encoding dnaJ protein homolog 1-like, with protein sequence MFGYGQRKSDNTKYYEVLGVPKTASADEMKKAYKKAAIKNHPDKGGDPEKFKELSHAYEVLSDPEKREIYDQYGEDALKEGMGGGGGGGGHNPFDLFESLFNGGSFGGGGSSRGRRQKRGEDVVHALKVSLEDLYNGTTKKLSLSRNVLCSKCKGKGSKSGNSGKCYGCQGSGMKITTRQIGMGMIQQMQQICNDCRGSGEVINEKDKCPQCKGKKVAQEKKAVEVHVEKGMQHGQKIVFEGQADEAPDTVTGDIVFVLQLKNHPKFERKHDDLLVEHTITLTEALCGFQFALTHLDGRQLLIKSNPGEIIKPGQYKAINDEGMPQHNRPFMKGKLYIHFNVEFPESGAMSSEQCRTIETILSTGSKKQLTEMEIDECEETTLHDVNMAEEDMRRKHQQQQQRYEAYDEDEEGPSTQNVQCAQQ
- the LOC126687959 gene encoding uncharacterized protein LOC126687959; this encodes MNKYKPSLFFTINSTNIPLIDSPHTVPNKHTVSHKTQSLHMAPSHENAKLVFGRMINLGRAVEASIRVIVFWMWLETQGFGKIIQTLISYDDNFLTAFSDEADAILSYINSISPQVKPIPSNLMRLTVLSSKRFLTPQFLFADKEKVLNGVANVLSEYRALFEDTLKEMSVEVDKLENLCYNRSAETEIETEKNGVEFSGIESKLNPFAKEWSPETDRISEDDRCLFLTFSNGYPLTEMQLVKFFNETFGECVEKVYVHWPNPRNRRKVPPLFGKVVFKSYYITTVILNGRKEAKFWAERKPLWCKRFDPTKKIVNHD